The sequence below is a genomic window from Euwallacea similis isolate ESF13 chromosome 1, ESF131.1, whole genome shotgun sequence.
GCAGTTCTCGGTTTAGGCCCGTATATGATCCTGAGCAAATGGAATTGGGGATATAACACCACTACCCAATCTAACGCCTGCCTTGGTAAGTTAGCTAAATCACTTATCTTATCATCTCTAAGAGTTTCTTTGTAGCGTCGATTGACCAGCAATGCCTCTACGCCAGAGGAAAATCTTTAGGAGGATCCACCAACATTATGGGGGGATATTATGTTAGAGGCAACGCAAAGGACTACGACAAATGGGCAGATGAGGGTAACGAGGACTGGTCTTATAACGATATCCTCCCTTACTTCCGTAAAGCAGAGTTGGCTAATTTTAGCGTCGACGTTGAACCCCAATATCACGGTTTTCACGGACCACAAGTCATTGGAATTACCGAAGATGTTCCCGGTTTAGTGAGTTGTTTTTTTACACAATATTCGCgcagaattaaaatttttctgaaatttgacTATTGCATAGTCGAGCAGTTTATTGAACGCCTTTGGAGAACTAGGCCTAGAAGAACTGGACTACAATGGAGAAAATCAAATAGGTTACAGTAGGCCGCAACAATATTTATCTTTTAACATTCGCTCCAGCACCAACTACTCCTATATCAGACCAGTCAGGCATAGAAGGAATCTGTTCATAACATTGAACGCTCTTGCTACCCGCTTGattatcaaaaacaaaagagCTCATGGAGTCGAGTTTGTTAAAGGAGGACAAACCTATAGGGCCTTCGCTTCCAAAGAAGTTATAGTCTCTTGTGGTTCAATTAACACTCCTCAATTGCTGATGCTGTCCGGGATAGGACCGTCAGATGAGTTGATGGCATTAAAAATCGACGTTATTGCTGATCTACCTGTTGGCAAGAATATGCAAGATCATGTACTTTTTGATATTCTGGTGTTTAAGTAAGTATAACTGATATTGGTTTATGCCTCATAtaaagaagaataaaaaagtaGGGAACGTATACTAACCAAGTTGTAAGATAACCTTCTTTCAGGGGGTTTATGGTCAGATGAACCATCTTCAggtttcattttgaaatttcgacTTTTTCCTTCCTCAGTGTTTAATGCAGATTGTAACTATCTCTTTCATAAATATCTTCTATACATTTGAGCCGAATTGTTCAGTctttgttgcattttttggGATTAACGCCTCACATACAAGTTGGGATTGTTAAAGTGGCGGAATTGCATCAAATCAGTGGCACGCAAAGTTTTCAGAAACTCCTGCTTTTCCGCTGGGTGTAGGACCACATTATCAATGTTCTTGGGAGGAAAACTTCATAGAATCCTGTAAATCGACCaagaaagatatttttcatcatttccATAGAATGAACTTCCTGCCAAGTTTAAACAGATTTCCCATTATTAAGTGCAATCCAAACTGTTATTTACTATCATCAGTTGTAAAAGATGCCAAATTGATACAGATTCTTTTACAGTGTATAGTATTGTTCTTGTTGATTCAGTTAATATTGGTTGACATTACATTGAATTGGTAGGGTACGTGGGAACATACTCGATTTATGCAGAATTTTCTGTAACCATTGATTCTTTTGAACCAATAAATTCTTCTAGAACCAATAACACATACTACAATCTAACTTTAGAAGAACAATTAAAGTTGTGGTATCAGGCCAAGAGGCCTCTAACACCCGCTTTCGGAGGCCTTTTGGTGTCTTTTTTCGACTATGACAATGACACAGTGCCAGAAGTTGAGATTTTCGCTTTACCTGCCAGTAGCTCGATTGGTGAAATATTTAACAGGTAGGTAAAGCCcattttcctacaaaaagataatgaaaaatcatgttttgTCTATTTCTCTAGAGCATCAGATGTTTATGCTGCAGGTTTCGAGAACTTTAATGCCCTGAGCGATTTTATAATAGGCATTGCCCTATGTCATCCCGTCTCTGTGGGAGAAGTCACTCTGGCTTCAAGCGATCCTCGCGATTATCCCTTAATAAATCCTAATTATTTGTCGAATGAAACCGATATCGAAATTATCTATCAGGGGATTCAAACTGTTTTGCAACTGAGAAATACAACAGCTTTCCAGGAACTCGGAGCAGAACTACATTTAATGCTCATACCTGGATGTGACGACGATTACAAAAGGGAGAGCAAGGATTGGTGGTTCTGTGCTATCAGACACTTTGCCTCGACTGTAAGTTAATAGGAAAATTCTCTTCGGGCCAACATTATCAATGTTCGGGTAACCGCCAAGAAGATAATTTCACACATCAACGTGTTGTTCTAATTTTAGCGTTGATGTGGAAATTGTTTTACTAAGTTACCAGGAGGTTGATGTGTAGGCTCTAAAGGGTATGAAAATGTGAATGTTTTTATGAAGGTATTTCATCCCACTGGAACGACCAGAATGGGGACCACCTCTGAAAATTCTGTGGTTAACTCCGAACTGAAAGTTCATGGGCTTCATGGGTTAAGAGTGGTGGATGCAGGAGTGATGCCAAGTCCCATTTCAGGACACACAGCTGCTCCCACTGTAATGATTGCAGAGAAAGCAGCTGATTTGATTAAACAAGATCACCTGTGGCATTAACTCAAATATGTTATCCAGAATTAGGAAATAAGGAGCGATTGCATTACCGTAAAAAGAAGATagttaaattgcaaattataaaaattttctaaaatatttagtgTGGTGCCTTCGCAAATgtattatgaaataaataatcctTTCTTTTCACTCAGGGTCACCTACTTTTTCAAACCTGGATTTCTGTTCTGATTTTTTCCGTTATCATTTTCTCTACAGATCAGTATGAAATTTCATGTCAAAGTGGTgaaggaaattttcatttctaaacTATTTTTAGTAGAAAATTGCCCCTTGGCAATTTTCCGTGGAAGGCGAAAAAGCTTCTACATTGAATAGCGAATTTGATCTTTCGGGTAGAAGTAGTGAGATGTCAGTGGTCAGTCAGTAAAGGAAGGCTCTAAAAATGAATCAAGGTGTACTACTTGATCTGTCTAgtgaaactaatttaaatgaatattctcttgcctaaattttaatgaaatatctaAAAAGCTATCAAAGGTGTGGGGAAATTCTAGAAAAATCATTGAAGCTTTGACGCtttgtatatcgaaaactgTGAACTTTCGAACTCGTTTCACCTGTGTGGTTTTAAGCTTAGAGATTAAAActacaattaaataattttgtgaaatattgtACTGAAAGTGCAACATAATAATACAAAACGTAAACTGacgataaataaatatttttattaatttttatattttatctgaTTCCAAATTCAACAAAGCTTTTAACCAAGAATATCAATATTCAAACATCACGCGTTATTTCTAATGAGTTTTCAGGgtatattcattaaaaatgagCGAAACGTATCATTTAATTTTCCGTAGTTAAGCTTATATACAATACATATACGTATATGAAGTGTAATATACGTACATACGTATACGTATAGTAACATATGaatcttttacattttttacaagaTTCTTGCTGGAATGTCTTCGACATCTGGTACATGTTTTTATTAGATACACCGTATATTCTTTCTTTTCGCCTATTGATTTCATAGTTAGAATGGTGAGCTGTACGCCCGCAAAGAAAACTAAGATTTTTGAATGTCTTGCAGCCATAGTATGGCCGTTATCTTTCGGCCTATGACAGGGACCTTTGGAAAACACCGATcataaagttttttgaatgttttagCACCGATATCATTTCTTAGATGATTCAATCCATTGGTAgtacaacaaataaaatatttataatgctGAATAAACTAATAATCAGGTATTCTTTGTTTGAAAGATTCATGAGATACGCCATTATAGTACTAGagataaacttttttctttttttcaagcGCGTTTTTCCATCAAAGCAAAACAATAAgcataattaaattctaaattataaaaaaaacatccgATTTTGGTCGATTTTTGTCTGAATTGCGAGcgctaaatttttaaaactcgaCCTGTTAcccatttttcaattagataGCGCAGAAAACAGTTTCTCGAAGATTTTTATTAGCGTTAACTACAACATTATGtacttttataataatatatataatatatatgtgggatttttttaaatttgaagttatcagaaaattttattctcggAAAAAGTTTGTACAACTCATCTCATGGGGGAAATCCGAAAACGATAAAAGTGGCGCATGAGTAaagtacctttatttttaattttagaggaaaCGTGTATTATGGAAAGttgtttagaattaaaagataaacCCAACAATGAACTTTCAAGCTTCTATTtcataaaacactttttcggaattttttatgatttactCTGTGTGGACAATAAAACGAATTCATTTAATATGCTAGTTTCGTTTCAGAgaggattaaaaaatacaaatatttgaaaaagtgttttatggaatagaaatttgaaacttcattgttgaatttatcttttaattctaaacaatttttcataacgcacgtttcttttaaaattaaaaataaagttacttTACTGATGAgccattttcataattttcgaaTGGCCCCCATATAAAATGAGGtatacaaattttgtaaactgcGTTTTGAGTTTGCAGAAATGCACAAACTTTTAacgagaataaaattttctgataaattccaaaaaaatcctatatGATGCGTACTTTCTGTCAGTCACTGTATATGTAATATGTCTACTATATACAAAACACACATATATGATGATTCGCAAGGACCGTTTCATTTAATTCTTTGATCATCATCAAAGGCATCTTGGCACATATTTGACCCggaaatgtcttttttttaacattttttatgtcttaaCGTGTCCTTTGATTCACTATACCAGTACGTACAGTATTTAATAGTGGTTTTTGGATTAAGCAAGAGCTATGAAACCATATGCATCGTTATGGGCCTATCTGCACActatcttattttattatcttatcTTATACATCAGCAGGCCACAACAATTCTTGTATTACAACAGTTGTTCCGGCACTACCTTCTACATCATGTCAATTGCACCTAGATCAAATCCTTTCATAACATAAAATGTCCTCGCCACTCGATTGATCATCAATAATGCAACAACTTGTGGGGTAGAATTCACTGCACAAGAGCAAACTAATAGGCCCCTTCTGTACCCCTTTACATTACCCAGAAAATTCAATTGTCAGTTCAGATTTCAAGGTTCATGTATTTCAAAGGCTTAGAATAGTGGATCCTGACGTGATACCAAGTCCTACTTCAAGACACTTAGGGGCTATCATTACACTTATAGAAGAACAAGACCCTGATTGGATTAAAAGTTATTACTTGAGGGGTTAAAGGTCGCAATGGAGCAAGAACACTGATTTTATCAAGAACAGTATAATTAGGTCGTCAAGGctgtttttaaatgaatactGAGGAATATTTGAACGAGTCAAGTAAAATGTGTTCTGTCTCGTTTTTATTTGACCATGGTTTCTCCTCTAATGACTCATCCATGCTCAATTTTTTGGTATGTATAATATCgtgcagaatttaaaaattcttgttaTTTTTCCAGTATGCACGTTTATCTTGGAAAtcatgtatattttttgctgtttggttaatgtaaaaattgaCTAGGATATTTCTGTGGCTTCCATATCGGCGAactgttaaggactttaggttattcaTGTTAAGGACTgcaggttattgtttcttggcgtagtttgcttagttaatttgttttgtactttcatcccttaagttacgcccatgggcatcgatacgtatttgaaggattccatctgggcgccagaccatcgtacccatcaggccatatcgaagggctctttatggctgggaaatacgctactagtcaaaggaagctttctaaattggacctttgccgcgatccgcaattcggcggatcgcaatacttcaatgaaagcgacttgtataggtatttgccagatggcggcgattttatgaccttaggggcgaccattgcccgtaagggcttctggtgttggtgcgcccctggttggagttcctcgggtttagtacttaagggatgattgcagtaattttgctctctttgaccagtgctcgctctagacatgtgatcgtaaacgtaactcgtaatcttcccaactaagcaaactcccacttcatacttagaccaatactttaacattatttatataagtgaaatttaatacagtccactttcgtaaaccaaattgttgttttcgtggttttcgtttatcgaaggaacctcaacagcgaactgatttaaatttttacttagcGACACTTGCGAAAAGTTgcgaaaaacaaatttcaggTAAATATCTCGTAAACTTTAGGAgaaatagataaaaattattttgaatttaaaactcTGTTTATATGAGGGGAgtgatctaattttttttaccatcaATCAGCAAAGAACTTGTAGATATAGTACAGTAGTTGACCCAAGTGAATGATAACGTAACGGTAGTAATATAAGAAATAGAAAacgcatttaaatttttcaggcTTGGCGCAAATggattttttgcaaatttatcaGACGATCTATGCGACGAAAATTGTTAACAACTAaagtttttgttgtaataaaatGGCAAGAACGTACATAAAAACTTTATGTTAATACAATAACACATTAAATGGTCTATAGGAAAGTATTACAATAACCCGTATGTACAATTTAACAAGTTAGGAAATGCATATTAAATGGTATTATTAACTCTATTCGATCAGTTACTAGCGGAACGAAGTCGCTTCTGTACACAAGTCTTGTAGAATTACTTACTAAAAATACCTACCTCCTATTATTATCGGCTTAACTTTATCTTAAGTAAACGCCTTTCTAGGAAATTATGTCAAGCCATTTCGATGCTCTTACAATtcaattcaggttagttcataTTGGTTCCTCCAGTTTCCTGACAATTCAATTTACTTCTTTTCTCTAATGCGCTACACTAGGGGAGCCTTATggagggggagggggggggggggggggggtgatGATTTGGAAGTTCTCGTAAATAGAGATACGTAACAATTTGTCAAGACTGTCGACAAATAATGTGTTAATCAGAGACGTGATGGTAACCGAAATAAGGAATGAGAGATGCggtaaataaagttttaatagaaGTCTAAACAAAAGcactaaaaatgtaaaagacttaaagaaaatatctgATCTTTAGTTGAAAAAAGAAGTTGTTCTTACGATCTTTTGTTGTGTATTATATGTTATTTGTGCTGTGCATCACTAAGATgtgaatatttccaatttaaataccATATTTGTAAAGCAtcaaaattgcagaaaaactTTGTTCTTCAGTTTGTTGTCAGTTGTCtaattttattgacatttttgtaaattttaagtatCAGAAAAGAGAAGAGGTGCCTTCGGAGTAATGTCGCTTAGATGCAAACTTTTCTGAACTTAAAATAGAACTTCCTCGACGAGACGTAATTTAGATgcgtttttttcaattataacaacagttttcaaaatttcataaatactGACATGACGTCATTCAGatagaaatttttctaaacttaaaaataaaaatgagaaaaaaaaactttaaaaatattctttcttCATTTGTTCAACTGGACCTCAAACGAAGTACGTATACAGACAAGTCTACAAATTCTTGCAGCACTTTCGTTGCTATCACAAGAGTGATTTCTTGTACTACAAGCTTTCCAGTGACTGTTAAACGTCAAAACGCAATGAAAAGAGATGACCACGCGTCACTCCCTGGAGACGATAGCGGTTTCGGCCGAACTGCCCATGCTTTCACCCCCCAAATCGAACGTCTGCGTGGTCTTATCCAACTTTCATAAGTCCGACAGCGAATTATTTATCACGCTCATCTCGATGGCCCCATTGCAGTCTAGTTTCGGGCCCTGCTGAGTTTGGGGCGGTCCTGGAAGGGAATTAGATGATACCGTACGCTCCAGAATCTCGCCCCAGTACTTTTCAGAAAGGCCTTCGAGATCACAGTCGGGCGTGTGTCCTAGATAGTTCGACGAAGGCGAGTTATTGCAAAAGTGCTCGAATTGCTGCTTTTTTTTGTCGTGAATTCGACGACAGAggaactacaaaaaaaaagatctgCGTGATGGGATCTTCAACACAATTTGTGCTTACCCCGCTAAAAATCTCCCTACATATCCTCCTAAAATGATTATTGAGCGTCCAGTAAATGAAGGGATACCAGAAATTATTGCTTAAGGCCATCCAGGTGGCGATGAAGTCCAAAGCAGGAGGTGCCCTGGATCCGGTGCAGGCGG
It includes:
- the LOC136410610 gene encoding glucose dehydrogenase [FAD, quinone]-like, with amino-acid sequence MAIIRALCFLVQLFFVSGDYNIFTDLYQQAEALIAGAYQPVPVNNNAYFEGQRSKKIHEAGVYDFIIVGGGAAGSVLANRLTENHFTVLVIEAGGEDPDVSAVLGLGPYMILSKWNWGYNTTTQSNACLASIDQQCLYARGKSLGGSTNIMGGYYVRGNAKDYDKWADEGNEDWSYNDILPYFRKAELANFSVDVEPQYHGFHGPQVIGITEDVPGLSSSLLNAFGELGLEELDYNGENQIGYSRPQQYLSFNIRSSTNYSYIRPVRHRRNLFITLNALATRLIIKNKRAHGVEFVKGGQTYRAFASKEVIVSCGSINTPQLLMLSGIGPSDELMALKIDVIADLPVGKNMQDHVLFDILVFKTNNTYYNLTLEEQLKLWYQAKRPLTPAFGGLLVSFFDYDNDTVPEVEIFALPASSSIGEIFNRASDVYAAGFENFNALSDFIIGIALCHPVSVGEVTLASSDPRDYPLINPNYLSNETDIEIIYQGIQTVLQLRNTTAFQELGAELHLMLIPGCDDDYKRESKDWWFCAIRHFASTVFHPTGTTRMGTTSENSVVNSELKVHGLHGLRVVDAGVMPSPISGHTAAPTVMIAEKAADLIKQDHLWH